The Lycium barbarum isolate Lr01 chromosome 11, ASM1917538v2, whole genome shotgun sequence genome contains the following window.
TTTAATAATGAATTTATTGCTATCTAATTTAGTCTAAAATGATCAAATGATAAACCAAAAATAACCTAATATATAACTAGTCTTCTACACCATCATAAACTGACATGTTTTAAACTATACCCCCAAATCCCAAGTTCATGTACAACCAAACAAGGTCAATGAAAAACATATTACTAATCGAAAGTTTCGAGTTTGAATCTTAAGAAAGTGTTTATAATATGTGTTTTTCTCTTTAATAAGTCATAGTAATGTGAATTTGAATTAATCGAATAAGGAGAAAATTCAATACTGAATGATTATATAAAGAAACAGGGGACTTCTACAGGACTATTCAGGTGGAATAAAATAATTAAGCACCTGTATCCATTTACACAATTTGCCTATTCACATAACACAATTTGGTACGGTAGATACTTTCAAGATGTATTGCTTTTAGTTCTTGAGTCGGAGTCCATCGAAACAGCCTTTCAATCCGTCGTAAGGTAggtgtaaggtctgcgtacagtTTACCCTCCTCAAATCTCACCTAGtgagattatactgggtatgttgttgttaattaATTGTATTAATTATGAAGCTGGAAGGTATATAATAGTAAGAATAACTGAATCACATCTTTATGTACTATTAATAGTCCATCCATCCAATTTATGTGGTACCATTTGATTAggcataaaatttaagaaaaaaggaagaattttaaaatttgtggtccaaaataaatcttaaatatttgtgtggctctAAATCATCTCacaaagttaaattatttctaaatataaaataaTGACATCCTTTTTGGGATAGACCAGAAAGAAAAATGTGCTACATAAATTGATACAGCTGGCTTATATACAACATCTAAATGTATAGGATGGTAAACAACCTAAATACCTATACAATGAACATTTTAAATAAGTTTTCGGATATTATTCTTGACTGGATCATTTTGGTTAACTTTCCAAGAAACAAGTAACTGAAAAGGCACGAAGGTTGCAGTTGCACACTTGCTCCACCAGCAAAAGGAAAGTGGCTGACAACTTGACCCTAGATGGGCCAAGTGAGACCCATAGTGCTCGACGCTAGGCGCCAAAACCAAGTgggttcatattttttttttcggttttttttttttttttttactatttcacCCATTTAACACATTTCATCAATCTTTCCTTAATAAATATTTAGGGAAAATTATGCTCAAtgtctatatttgaaaatatttactTTACATAGCTCATAGTTTGCGTATAAACACCTGATTTCTCTCATAGTTTTGTATAAACACCATTTATACATATTATACAAGGTtaatacattatgtataatgtttTCCCCCACATAtcatgttgtataatattgtatatcgacgtacgtggcgtaaatattttcaaaagctgtatatttttgaaaatttcctgAATATTTACTGTATGTATATGTCTAATCCATCAATAATCCACTTAAATGCTGCTAATCTCATATGCATAAGGCAATCTGAACATATAATATGCAAATGGGCACCTAGAAAAaccatttatttaattaatacaaAGGATATAATAAAACAAAGCTActtaattttataaaataataaatatttttaataaaaataataaatatttttcaaTAAGAACGATTAATATTTTGTGATCGACCCCGTATGGGCCAGTGATGGACGCACCGTGCTCCCGGCTACCACTAGGCACCAAAACACAACTTGGTCCATATTTTTTCCTTCCGTACTCATTGACCCCACACAGCTTAAGCTGTACCTTTACACGTAGTACTAACCTCATCTCCATATCACCCCCTTGAGTTTATAAATTCAAACCATTCCACACTCTTTGCCTCACACCTCATTTCGCCTTCActtcctccaaaaaaaaaaaaagaaataaaaaaaaaaagaaagaaacaagtTGAATTTTCTTTCTTGCTAGTTCTCCTTTACATTGGATGAGCTAAGTTGCAAGTTCAACAAGAAATTGAAAGAACCACCCTTTTTTTGATCCACCTCACATCAATAATCCGGCCCATGCCATTTATAAGTAGATACCTAAATAACAAGTATAGGTCGTTGCGTAACAATCTATCTTTCAGCACGTACGTACAGATTCTTTCACGACTTGGAGTGTTAACTTGTCTACTAAAAAATTTCTTTACTCAAGATTTCAGCGTCACAATTCCATTTTTATCTAAATTGCGGATTGTTGATATGGAGAATCAGTATTATGCACCGCCAAATGTGGATGCATCTAGGCCATCACTAGGATTTCCACTTGGAACTGCTGTTCTGTTGGTTGTTATATTTAGCTTGAGTGGCATATTTTCTTGCTGTTACCATTGGGATAAGCTTCGCTCTCTCCGCCGCTCTTTTGCTGATCTTGAAGCTGGCATGGATCCTACTTCTTTGAAATCTAAGCAAAATCACATGGTAAgtttttctttaaattttcatCTACAATATCCATCTATCTAAGTAGCTGAGATGGTGAAGTTTTTGGGACTAAAATTGCTTATTTTAGAAATTTTAGAAGGTGTTTAATTAAGCTTTTAGGAAAAAAGATATTTTTGGACAGTAGCAAAAACTGTTTTTCATAAATTGAAAAGAAACACTACACTAGCTTTTTTCAGGACATTTGGAATATTGATCAAGTGTAAAGTACTCTTCTAATATTAATAGAAGAGTCTTTTAAATTGATTAGTCAGACACAAATGACTACTTTCCAAAATACCTTCTCAGAAAATATTtctaacaaaaaaaatatttttcaaagtaaACAGATTTTAGAAGCACAATCAAACAAGCTATAAGTACCTCTAAGCAGAGACAAATTCGACATTTAGAAGAAATTATAGAAAAATATTTACTTATTCAGGTTGTTATAAGATAATTACTGATAAATTTCTATGATAAACATAAATTAATAGTTTTATAAAACTAATAATTAACTTGTTATCACGTGTAAAAGAAATTTATACTATTAATATATATGGAGTATAATTTAAATTCAATATAATTGGAGTACAATTTCAGTGTTGTTCttactctgttttttttttttttttgtttcagaaTTGGAAGCAAAGCCAAAGCACAATTTTGCCAGCAGTTTTAATGCCAGGTGATGATGTTCCAAAATTCATAGCAATGCCATGTCCATGTCAGTTTCCTAAACCGGAAAAGGTTGTTGAAGAGTCGCAGAAATTACCGCCACCGCTACCTTCGCCTCCTAAGCCGCCACGCACGGTGGCAGCAGTACCTTTCtactagttaaaaaaaaaaagaggaaaaaaaaggtTTTCGATTTAGGACTTGGAATCACCAAAGATGTGGTGCAGTGGAATGAGACTGCTCTTCTCTTAAACAACAGTCGTGTTCGAATCTTGGGTAAATTTTTTTTTGGTAGGGAGGGCTTCTCCGAAAGGGCTCTAAGCGACGCGAATTTGAATTTAATCGGGTTTCAATACGAATATGAGACATTGGGAAAAAAAATTTAAGGACTTGGCCAATTGGTGTATAGTGTTTCTTTTTAATCCAAAAGATAACATCttatattaatttaattaagttCTATCAATTGGTGTATAGTGTTAGTGTATAGAGTTGTAGTTCAATTGAATAATGTACCAATCTTTTTACTTGTGAATACTAATGAAAGTTGAACAATTCCTTGAGCTACTTATCTACACTCCAACAGAATAATTATGATTTCCGCTCTTATTCAGTTTGTAAGGGTTAATTTGACGTATGATACTGTATTAGTCTGGCGGAGAAAAATGTAAAGACTTTTGGGCAATTTCCAAAAAAATGTATTAATCGGAGCGGCGTTTAATTTAAGAAAAAGGCAAATCAGTTAAATTGTATATTTTTTTGTATTAATGATAAACGAATTAAAATAATTATTACAACTAAATCAAAATAAATGACACGTGTAATATTCCAAATTAGAAGGGAGTTATTGTTAAGAAGTCAAATCTGGAAGGAGGTATCtggattatttttttaattatgacTAAAATTATTCTATTTTTGTCACATTAAACTAAATAAACTTTTTTTCACTATGTAGAAAGTCATTTTAATGGAAGGGTAATTTTTTCAGTGTTTTAACTGGATTAAAAATTATTTACACTATCCAACTTTACTTTAAAATCAAGTTTTTCTCGAACAATAGGTATTCTCCTCCCATATGTCAACTCATTATAGCGGTTAAAGTTGTTTTAACGTGGCAAAAAATATTTGTAACTTTATTGTAATAACAAATAAATTAGGTTCAGCTATTATATACCCACAAACATGAAAGAGGAAAATCTGGAGGGAATATTACGGGATTCCAAATATATGAAGCCAGGAAACGCAAAGATCTTTGGGGTATATGCACTATATGCCATTTTTGTATTTATTGATTAAACAGTTCCCATAATGGAACAATTCGTTAGCACAAAAACAAAAGAATTTATTCTCCTTCTCAGACAATAATTCGATTTTTTTTAGTTGTATAACTGCAAATCCGAACCAAGAATAAGAATGATAATGGTTCTATTATTGCAAATTAGAACCAAGAATATTAGTGAATATGGTTGTATTGTTGCAAATCAGAACAGAGAATCAGAATGATATTAACAGTACTCCGTCCGATCctaaataattgaggttttagacTTGAGCACATCGATTAAAAAATTCACTTACTCCTAAAATTTAAAAagtgtattgactaaaatacccttaattaAGAGAGACTTTGAAACTATAATAATTTGTTCATTGAATTAAGAATGTGTCAATGATAATTTGGAAAAAGAATAAAATACCTTCTTCATAGATTAAAATCTCAATTATTTTAAATCAACTTTTAGATGCTAAATCCTTAATTACTTTTTACCGGAGTGAGTAAGATTTATTGGGGTCTTGCCCTCATGCTATGCTTTATTGCCCAAAATGCAGCTTATTACTTCAGTTTGTCAGACTGTTGTTTTTGCAAACTGAAAGGAAAATTCAAGCTTTTTACAATATTCTCTATTCGTCTTATTTTATACAGCGATGATGTACTGGACACGAAATTAAAAAAGATAGAAAGACTTTATACAAAGACTTTTGACGCACAAAGTACCTTTAGAATTTATGACCTTAAACAAATCATAATATTTTTATGACTATAAACATATGTCAAAAGggtaaataaaataatttaaagttattttttttatatgaaatattttattattttaaaataaattaaaaagaaaagaatgataTGTAAAATAATACAGATGGAGGATACATATAGTTTTTCCGGTTTCGCCTTTCAATTTTAAGTGACCTCTAATCCATACTTGAAGTGAAATATTGCACTTTCTAATTAAGCTACGGAGGATTTAGTTTTTATAAAGCTCTTCACTTCCTTTTCATTATGGTGTAGAATTCGTCTAAGGTGTCATGTGCACCTCCAGGAGCATATCCAATCAACAAATTATGGGTTCATTGAACTCATGGGTTTTGGTTTATGCTAAGTAAATGTGTGTGAAGAAATTCACTAAACATATACAAATAATAGATTCTGAAACCCATTTAATTGAAGTGGTACAATTACGAATTTGAACTTAAAAAGTTCAAATCATAAATCCCCTTCTATGCATCTCATCTTCCAAACTTACCAGACTAGAAATCTGGTAATCCTGCTTGACCAGTCACAATCTTATATCTCcaactttaccaaaaaaaaaaagtaagacatgCGTCATACATTTCATAACGCTAAGGATGGGAGACAAATGCCCAAAGGATTGCTTAAGCACTTGATCAGAATCTTTTTATTGGAAGAAGAGCAGTTAAAAGTCATATTTAAATCTACTTAGAGCAGATTAATTAAGCCACTGGAAAAGTGAAAGACCCCCACTTTGTATACGTCAAATGTCCTAAATTGACGGATCATTACGTGATCCATTCACAAGTCGCAATCCCAGCGTTCAATCGACCAGTCCACTCACACACTAGATATACTTTAATAAGCATAACTAATGAAAAACATTACTCCATAAAATCAATGCAATTGTTTGTGAATGAAAGATTACATTTTTCAAACTAAAGCCTTCGAAAGAACAATTAAGTGATATTGCTTATTTATTAGATGTTGTTTGATAATTGAGCAATATTAAAAATGAATACTTTCTTAATGCTAAGGGTATAGTTAGATTGAATTACCAGTTTTTGTCTTGAATTTCTAAAGTGACACTTAAATTGAAACAATTTTTCAAGCTAAAATGATACTCTTAACATGGTGTGATATTGTCTGCTTTTGGCCAAAACCGCACGGTTTTCCTTTTAAAAGCCTCGCACCGTTGAAAGATCCTACACCTTCTATATATGTAGCTTCCACTTTTTTTAGCTACTAATGTTtattcgcacacccaacaatctcctCATTGAACTAAGTTCCACGTGGCTCATCACCACGATCAATGGGGCTTCCTCTTGAACTAAATTCCGTGTGGCTCATTACCACAATCCACGGGTCAATTTTCGAGATTCACTGTGTGCCACCCACATCGTCTGAGTATTTATGGCAACTGTAAGTCCGCAACTAGCTTCCTTTTGTATGTGTGCGTCTCTAAGATCGTAAGGGGAAGTAAACCGAGCCCCACACCATCATCTATCTTCGCCATACTCGTCCCACTGAACCTGGCCTTTTGATACAAGTTGTTAGGCTCAATCAACCTGCAAATACTCTTAACATGGTCTAATATTTTCCGCTTTTGACAAAACCCGCACAACTTTTCCCAAAAGACCTCACACCATTAAGAGATCCTACACTTTATATATAGCTTCTCAATCTTTTTAGCTATCAATGTGGGACTTTGTTCGCTCACCCAAcataaactatactttctattaATTGATTTCTTAATAAGTGTGAAAAGAGATAAAACGACAGTTAAAATGAGACGAAGGAAATATTTTATTAGCAGCGGGATCACACTGGGTATGCTATTGGTGTTGTACTATTAGTAGTGTAAATTTAATTTATGATAGAAGGATGATATAATTTTTTATCAAGTTATCAATTCATAGAAAATTGCACGACACGATTGAGTAAGTATATTTTACATCGTTTGGGACTAGAATTTAAACTTTCGAAAAGAAAACCAATGATGCAACTTATTTGTTCAATTTGAGCAGAACAACACCTCCTGGTTAAGAGCTCGACTTGAttatttgattaaaaataatTGATAAGTAACAAATGCTAAAATTGTACATAAATAGCTATGTATCAATAGAAGTATTGAAATCGACAATAAGCGAATAGGACTTTTCAGGACTAAAATGAGAACTTGTGAAGTGCTTCCTTTCAACTAAGAGAAGTAAGAGCTACGTGATAAAGTAATATATATGAGTTTTAGTAGAAGTAAAAATATTAGCAATTCTTTTCATATATTCAAATCTTGGAGAATATACTTGTACTGATGAACGAGATAACAAATATTTTATAAAATCAGTAAAGGTGCACGTAAATTGGTCCAAACATCTCGATTATGAAAATATAGCTAGAAAGaaggacaagaaaaaaaaaagtgaaaaagaacACGGAAAAGGGTCACATTTGACTATATACTATTGAAAATAAGTTATATTTGCCGACACTATACTTTTTCAATAATACCCATACAATCATACTTTAGAGCAATATTTATCCTTCACACGTTAAAACTAGCTATATTTACCCCTCTCtcattaaaacttcattttcaccTTTAAAAAGACACGTGTCATGCTCTTATTGAACCAAAAAATCATAACATGTGACTCTTTAAAGCTAGAGATGAAGTTTCAGCGGATGAGGAAAAATAGATCTCTAAAGTGTGACTGTAGCGGTATATTTGTTCAAAAAGTATAACGGAGGAcaaatataatttatttttgaTAGTAAAGGAGCAAATATAACCCTTTTCTGAAAGAAAAAAGATGAAATAGTTCAGAAAAATGGTTTTTGATTTTTTGGAGTTCAATTATACCCCTGACCTAATTTCGCTGTAGAATGGAAGTGGCCTATTTGCTCCTCTTTTTTGATAGAGCCACCCTTCCCCCACCACTTAGCCATGTTGATGTTTTTAGTGCTTCTTTCATCCTTATATAATCATCATTtctcctctttttgttcttgtttttcttctttcGAGTACAATTTCATTTTTCCATTCACCTTTTTTCGTCAGCAAACGACCCCTTTCATTCTACAtagatattttattttataaagatTGTTAATAATTATATTATCAAAAAATGCAGATAGTTGTTATATGCAAGGtgattttacaaagagcgtacggTTATAAAGTTAGTTGTTGCCGTTATAGGTAAAATgttattatagagaagtaaaatataacataaaaaattgaTTTCGAAAAATCTTAGCTGTTATTAAGAAGTGCTGCTATACGCGAATGTCGTTATAGATAGGTCTGACTGAATCTAAGTctaacaaaaagaaaaagtaagACATGCGTTATACATTTCATAAGGCTAACGATGGTAGACAAGTGCCCCCAAAGATTGCTTAAGCACTTGATCAAAATCATTTTATTGGAAGAAGAGCAGTTAAAAGTCATATTTAAATCTACTTAGAGCAGATTAATTAAGCCACtagaaaagtgaaaaaaaaaccCTCTTTGTATACGTCAAACGTCCTAAATTGACGGAATCACGGAAGTGATCCATTCACAAGTCGCAATCGCAGCCTTCATTCGACCAGTCCACTGACACACTAGATATACTTTAATAAGCATAACTAAGGCAAAACATTACTCCTCCATAAAATCCATGCAATTGTTTGTGAATGAATGATAACATTTTTCAAACTAATGCCTTCGAAAGAACAATTAAGTGATACTCCTTATTTAGTAGATATTGTTTGATAATTGAGCAATATTAAAAATGAATACTTTCTTACTGCTAAGGGTATAGTTAGATTGAATTACCAGCTTTTGTCTTGAATTTCTAAAGTGATACTTAAATTGAAACAATTTTTCAAGCTAAAatgatactcttaacatgatgtgatattatctGCTTTGGGCCAAACCCTCACAGTTTTCC
Protein-coding sequences here:
- the LOC132617380 gene encoding uncharacterized protein At5g65660-like — translated: MPFISRYLNNKYRSLRNNLSFSTYVQILSRLGVLTCLLKNFFTQDFSVTIPFLSKLRIVDMENQYYAPPNVDASRPSLGFPLGTAVLLVVIFSLSGIFSCCYHWDKLRSLRRSFADLEAGMDPTSLKSKQNHMNWKQSQSTILPAVLMPGDDVPKFIAMPCPCQFPKPEKVVEESQKLPPPLPSPPKPPRTVAAVPFY